The Flavobacterium commune genome contains the following window.
ATTAGCATTTGGCAACTCTTTATTCACAGTAACGGTTACTTCATCAGTATCACTACAACCTGAAGCGGTGTGTGTTTTAGTTACTGTATAAGTAGTAGTTACAGATGGATTTACAGATGGGTTAGCTAAAGAAGAACTAAAGCCGGCTGGAATAGAAGTCCAGGAATAAGTATAACCCGCGGCTGAAGCTTCTCCAATTGACCCACCACTTGTATTAGCAATACAACTTATGGTAAAATCAGTTCCGGCATTGGCTAACACATCTGGTTTATTTACAGTAACAGTTACTTCATCAGTATCACTACAACCTGAAGCAGTATGTGTTTTAGTTACTGTATAAGTAGTAGTTACAGATGGATTGACAGATGGATTAGATAAAGAAGAACTAAAACCGGCTGGCATAGAAGTCCAGGAATAAGTATAACCCGCGGCTGAAGCTTCTCCAATGGTACCGCCATTTGCATTTGTGGTACAGGTTTTAGTAAAGTCATCTCCCGCAACTGCTACAACTGTTGGTTTATTTACTGTAACAGTCACCTCATCAGTATCACTACAACCTGAAGCGGTGTGTGTTTTAGTTACTGTATAAGTAGTAGTTACAGATGGATTTACAGATGGATTAGATAAAGAAGAACTAAAGCCGGCTGGAATAGAAGTCCAGGAATAAGTATAACCCGCGGCTGAAGCTTCTCCAATTGATCCACCACTTGTATTAGCAATACAACTTATGGTAAAATCAGTTCCGGCATTGGCTAACACATCTGGTTTGTTTACAGTAACAGTTACTTCATCAGTATCACTACAACCTGAAGCAGTATGTGTTTTAGTTACTGTGTAAGTAGTAGTTACAGATGGATTGACAGATGGATTAGATAAAGAAGAACTAAAGCCGGCTGGCATAGAAGTCCAGGAATAAGTATAACCCGCAGCTGAAGCTTCTCCAATGGTACCGCCATTTGCATTTGCGGTACAGGTTTTAGTAAAGTCATCTCCCGCAACTGCTACAACTGTTGGTTTATTTACTGTAACAGTCACCTCATCAGTATCACTACAACCTGAAGCGGTGTGTGTTTTAGTTACTGTATAAGTAGTAGTTACAGATGGATTTACAGATGGATTAGCTAAAGAAGAACTAAAGCCGGCTGGAATAGAAGTCCAGGAATAAGTATAACCCGCGGCTGAAGCTTCTCCAATTGATCCACCACTTGTATTAGCAATACAACTTATGGTAAAATCAGTTCCGGCATTGGCTAACACATCTGGTTTATTTACAGTAACAGTTACTTCATCAGTATCACTACAACCTGAAGCAGTATGTGTTTTAGTTACTGTATAAGTAGTAGTTACAGATGGATTGACAGATGGATTAGATAAAGAAGAACTAAAACCGGCTGGCATAGAAGACCAGGAATAAGTATAACCCGCGGCTGAAGCTTCTCCAATGGTACCGCCATTTGCATTTGTGGTACAGGTTTTAGTAAAGTCATCTCCCGCAACTGCTACAACTGTTGGTTTATTTACTGTAACAGTCACCTCATCAGTATCACTACAACCTGAAGCAGTATGTGTTTTAGTTACTGTATAAGTAGTAGTTACAGATGGATTTACAGATGGGTTAGCTAAAGAGGAACTAAAGCCGGCTGGAATAGAAGTCCAGGAATAAGTATAACCCGCGGCTGAAGCTTCTCCAATTGATCCACCACTTGTATAAGCAATACAACTTATGGTAAAATCAGTTCCGGCATTAGCTAACACATCTGGTTTATTTACAGTAACAGTTACTTCATCAGTATCACTACAACCTGAAGCAGTATGTGTTTTAGTTACTGTGTAAGTAGTAGTTACAGATGGATTGACAGATGGATTAGATAAAGAAGAACTAAAGCCGGCTGGCATAGAAGTCCAGGAATAAGTATAACCCGCAGCTGAAGCTTCTCCAATGGTACCGCCATTTGCATTTGCGGTACAGGTTTTAGTAAAGTCATCTCCCGCAACTGCTACAACTGTTGGTTTATTTACTGTAACAGTTACCTCATCAGTATCACTACAACCTGAAGCGGTGTGTGTTTTAGTTACTGTATAAGTAGTAGTTACAGATGGATTTACAGATGGATTAGCTAAAGAAGAACTAAAGCCGGCTGGAATAGAAGTCCAGGAATAAGTATAACCCGCAGCTGAAGCTTCTCCAATTGATCCACCACTTGTATTAGCAATACAACTTATGGTAAAATCAGTTCCGGCATTGGCTAACACATCTGGTTTATCTACAGTAACAGTTACTTCATCAGTATCACTACAACCTGAAGCAGTATGTGTTTTAGTTACTGTATAAGTAGTAGTTACAGATGGATTTACAGATGGATTAGATAAAGAAGAACTAAAGCCGGCTGGCATAGAAGACCAGGAATAAGTATAACCCGCAGCTGAAGCTTCTCCAATGGTACCGCCATTTGCATTTGTGGTACAGGTTTTAGTAAAGTCATCTCCCGCAACTGCTACAACTGTTGGTTTATTTACTGTCACATCCACACTATCAGTAGCACTACAAACCGTACCTGTCTTAGTTTTTGTCACAGTATAAGTAGTACTAACCAATGGATTGGCAATAGGATTAGCAATATTAGGATCACTTAAACCTGTAGTTGGTGACCAAGAATAGGTAAATCCTGCTTCTGGAGCTTCTCCAATTTCTTTACCATTTGGATTAGTAATACAAGTCATCGCAAAGTCTGCTCCAGCATTAGCTATTGGAATTAAATTCAAATTCAACTGAATTGGAGCCCCGGGAAAATCTTTTAACTCTGACTGAGCAGAATTCCCTGAAGATCGGGTTCTAATAAATAGTGTACTAATATTAAAACACGGATCATTAGGACTGGTATTTTTAAATACTTCTGTTAAATTGATAGCTCCTTCTGCCCATTGATTAGGAGCATAAGTACCCGGAGTAACACCATAAGCATCAAAAGGAACTGTAGTGGTCACACTGTTATTGGTACAAAAAACATTTCCGGGAAAAGTAGTATTAGGAACTACAACATATTCAAATCCGCTTCCTACAGCTTTCCAAACTCTAATTACAACAGTAGCGTCACCACCACCCTGAGTAAACTCTATGGTAATCAACACATCTCCTACTGTACGACCTCCTTGGGTACCCAAAGTAGAAAACGCACCACTACCTCCGGTAATAGGCGCTATACCAGTATTAGGATCTACAGGTCCAAATGTTGCACCAGTTATAGTTAAAGGTTTTTGTAAAAACTCAAAATCAATATAGCTACTTCCGTTAGTAACCTGACGATCACCTGCAAAAAGACACCATAAATCAGTTGGATTTCCGAATCTGTTCGTTCCGTTAACAAATGTTAATCCATCAATACTTTCTCCTCCTTCTACAGAAGCGCTACCATAAGAAAAATGAGCTCCAGCATTTTGAATCTCATTTTTATTAGGAGAAGAACCGGCTCCCCAGGTATAAGTATTAGGATTGTCATTTATCTTATTGGATGCAGTAAATATAGTAAGGTCATCTACATAGCGATCTTGTAGAAAAAAAGTAAACCCAGGATAAAGAAGAGAACCATTAGAAAAGTCAAGAACACCATTGTTCGTCATATCCAGTGGGTAATCAGGATTACCAAATTGCCTGTCAAACAAATCCCCTACGTTTTGATAAATAGTATTAATAGGTTCATGTGCCCAGGCATCTCCGTCAACACCTGAACCACTAATAGGATACTGTACCGGCACGATTCCCTTGATATTTTGTGCATTGACCGTATAAGCCATCATTAAAATTACAAACAAGAGCATTGACCGCACTACTGACTGATGCCACATAGCCTGCCAAAATCTTGACAAATAATCTACATTAAAAAATTTAAGAATACTGTTTTTCGTTAAAAGGCAAGTCGCTAATTTGCGCGTTAAGACATCGAAAAACTTCGAAATTGTATTATTTTCCATGACATAAAGTATTTTTATTTCATAAATTACTTAGGTAGGAAACTAAAATTTGGGGAAAAAGTATCGAAAAAAAGAATTGCAAAAACACCCGCATAGCCAGAAGCCATGAAGTAAATCATCAAACAAAGGATAAGTGAATATCCCCTTATTAACCAATAACTATCATAGAAATAGTTTCCAGTGATTAAAAAAAGGTTAAAAGCAACTGTTTTCAGAATGTGGGGGTAGAAAACTTGTAATAAACACCTTCGCAGAAAACCACGAAGCCATCAATCAATTAACGGAATAACTGAAAGAATGACAAATTCAATCTTTTAGTATTAACCAATAACCATTTTTAAAAAAATATTCAAAAATCAAAAAGGCTAAAAAGCAGTTGTTTTCAGAATGTGGGGGTAGAAAACTTGTAACAAACACCTTCGCAGAAAAACGCAAAGCCATCAATCAATTAACGGAATAACTCAAAGAATGACAATTCAATCTTTTGATATTAACCAACAATGCCAATAAAATTATTCTAAAAAATTAACGCATCCAGTAGGTTAAAAATAAGTTTGGGGTAACTTAAAAAAATAGTTTTTTTTCGAAATAAAACTAAAGAAACAACAAAATAAAATGGTCTGAATTTTATTTTGTCTTTCAAAGTTAATTTTTAATAAAAGACCTAAATGTTAACAAAACCTTAAAATAGATTATCCGCTTTTTTTAATCGACAAAATGCAAAAATCCAGACTAAAAAATAAAAAAAACCGAATAACTATAATAAAAAAACTATTAAAAAACACAGCTAAACAACTGTGAATGAGACACAAAAAAAGCCAAAATAAAACAAAATCTATTTTGGCTTTTTTATATCATTCAAACGAAATACTATTTCAAACTCAACAAACTTTGTTCAAGAGTTTCAATCTTAGCTAAAGCATCAGCTTCTTTTTGTCGCTCATTAGCAATTACTTTCTCAGGAGCTCCAGCCACAAATTTCTCATTAGATAATTTAGCCTGTACTGATTTCAAAAATCCTTTGATATACACCAACTCGGCATTCAATTTTTCAATTTCTTCTTCGATATTGATATTTCCGGTAATCGGGATAAAATATTCATTTGATTTCACACGGAAAGACAAGGCTGAATCTACTTTTTCAGAAACATATTCTATATCACTAACATTTCCTAACTTAGTAATCACTGCATCAAAATAAGTTGTCACTTTATCATTATTCATCACCTTTAATTCGATAACATCTTTAAAAGGAATGTTTTTGTCTTTACGAATTGTTCTGATTCCGGAAATCACTTCGGCTGCAAAATCAAAATTCTGAATTAATTTGGAATCAAAAGCTTTCATTTCTGGCCAGGTTGAAACAATCAAAGCTTCTTCCGGAGTTCTTTCGGCAATATGCTGCCAAATTTCCTCTGTCAAAAACGGCATGAATGGATGTAACAATTTCAGGTTATTCTCCAACATTTCGATTGCTTTATCAAACGTAGGTTTATCAATTGGTTGTTGGTAAGCTGGTTTAATCATCTCAAGGAACCAGGAACAGAAATCATCCCAAACCAGTTTGTAAATGGCCATCAATGCATCTGAAATTCTGTATTTTTCAAAATTGTCTTCAATTTCAGCTAAGGTTTGCTGCAACTTAGCCTCATACCATTCAATCGCTACTTTTGATGATTCCGGCTGCGGAATAGTTTCTGAAACTTCCCAACCTTTAATCAATTTGAAGGCATTCCAAATTTTATTCGAAAATCCTTTTCCTTGATTACATAATTCTTCATCAAACATAATATCATTTCCTGCCGAAGCACTCAACAACAATCCAACACGAACACCATCAGCACCAAACTTCTCAATTAAATCTAAAGGATCAGGAGAATTACCCAAAGATTTAGACATCTTACGACGTTGTTTGTCACGAACCAAACCTGTTAAATATACATTCGTAAACGGTTTTTCACCAGCATATTCATAACCAGCGATAATCATTCTGGCAACCCAAAAAAACAAAATATCCGGACCTGTTACCAAGTCGTTTGTTGGATAATAATATTTATAATCCGAACTTTCCGGATCCATGATTCCTCCAAAAACGGACATTGGCCATAACCAAGAAGAAAACCAGGTATCTAAGGCATCTACATCTTGTTTTAAATCGGAAGTTTGAAGTTGGGAGTTAGCAGTTTTTTCTTTGGCTAATGCCAAAGCTTCTTCGATAGTTTCAGCAACTACAAAGTCTTCTTTTCCGTCTCCATAATAATAGGCTGGAATTTGTTGTCCCCACCATAATTGACGAGAAATATTCCAATCGCGGATATTGTTTAACCAATGCGCATAAGTATTATTAAAACGAGCTGGATGCAATTTAATATCGCCATCAACTAAAACCGATTTGATTGCCGGTTTTACCAAATCTTCCATTTTCAAAAACCATTGATCAGATAATCTTGGTTCGATTACGGCTTTAGTTCTTTCAGAAGTTCCTACTTTATTCAAATGGATTTCGGTCTTCGCCAAAGCACCATTTTCTTCTAATTCTTTTGCAATTTCAGTACGAACCACAAAACGATCTTTTCCCTGATAATGCAATCCAAAACTATTTAGCGTAGCATCTTCATTAAAAATATCAACGATTTCAAGATTGTGTTTTTCACCAAGCGTTTTATCATTCATATCATGCGCAGGAGTCACTTTCAAACATCCTGTACCGAATTCAACATCTACATATTCATCTTCAATAATTGGAATTACACGACCACAAATAGGAACAATTGCTTTTTTCCCTTTCAAATGGGTAAAGCGCTCATCGTTTGGATTGATACAGATTGCAGTATCTCCAAAAATAGTTTCAGGACGTGTGGTAGCTACTGTCAAAAAGTCTTCACTGCCTTCTATTTTATATTTTAAGAAAAATAATTTTCCATTGCGTTCTTCATAAATTACCTCCTCATCAGAAAGGGTTGTCTTAGCTTCCGGATCCCAGTTTACCATTCGGTATCCACGGTAAATCAAACCTTTGTTATACAAATCAACAAACGATTTAATTACAGATGCTGACATATCAGGATCCATGGTGAATTTAGTACGTTCCCAATCACAAGAAGCTCCTAACTTTTTAAGCTGTTCTAGAATTGTTCCACCATACTTGTCAGTCCATTCCCAGGCATGCTTCAAAAATTCCTCACGAGTTAAATCGTTTTTATTGATTCCTTCGGCTTTCAATTTAGCAACAACCTTAGCTTCGGTAGCAATAGAAGCGTGATCGGTTCCCGGCACCCAGCAAGCATTAAATCCTTTCAAACGTGCTCTACGAATTAAAACATCCTGAATGGTATTATTCAACATGTGCCCCATGTGCAAAACTCCGGTAACATTAGGTGGAGGAATTACAATGGTATAAGGTGTTCTGTGGTCGGGTTCTGAATGGAAATAGTTGTTCTTCATCCAGTAATCATACCATTTATTCTCAATCGTTTTAGCGTCAAATTGTGCAGGAATAGCCATAAAAAGTAAGCTTTAAAAACCAAAATAGCCTTTTGGTCTAATTTTTGTCATTTATAAATCGGGAACAAAAGTAAATAATAATGCACACTATAAAAAGGGAAATAAAAATTTGTGCACTAATTAAAAGAAAGTATATTTACTTTATTAATACCAACAACCATGAAAAAAATAGCCACGTTCGCAGCAATCTTATTATTTAGCTATATTGGATTTGCTCAAAAAGGAGCTAAAATAGAATTCAAAGCTAAAAACAACACTATCGATTACGGAACAATTAACAAACAAAGTGATAACGGAATTCGTTCTTTTGAATATACTAATACCGGAGACGCACCGCTGATTATTTACTCTGTCCAATCAACAAGCAGTTGTACTGTTTTATCCAAACAAAATGAAACTGTTTTACCGGGGAAATCAAGTAAAATTGACATTAAATACAACATAGTTCCCGGACCAATTAGAAAAACAATCACAGTAGAATCAAACGCCATTAATTATGATAATGGTCGAATTCCTTTAAAAATCAAAGGTGAAGTTACTTCATTGTAGCTTTTATACAAAAAATGCTTTTTAGATATTGGTCTAAAAAGCATTTTTTATATAATATTAAGTAATTGAAACTTAAAAGTCATCTGTTTTCCCTCTCTAACCACTTTTAACTCAATCCAAATTTCATTCTCTGACCACAAAAGCGAATTAACTTCCTGCAACGAATAATTATACACCTCTTTTCCATCAACAGCAACCAGAACATCACCTGTCAGCAAACCACTTTTTGCCGCATTTGAATTTTCTCTGATATAACCTATTTCATAAACGGGCTTCA
Protein-coding sequences here:
- a CDS encoding valine--tRNA ligase, encoding MAIPAQFDAKTIENKWYDYWMKNNYFHSEPDHRTPYTIVIPPPNVTGVLHMGHMLNNTIQDVLIRRARLKGFNACWVPGTDHASIATEAKVVAKLKAEGINKNDLTREEFLKHAWEWTDKYGGTILEQLKKLGASCDWERTKFTMDPDMSASVIKSFVDLYNKGLIYRGYRMVNWDPEAKTTLSDEEVIYEERNGKLFFLKYKIEGSEDFLTVATTRPETIFGDTAICINPNDERFTHLKGKKAIVPICGRVIPIIEDEYVDVEFGTGCLKVTPAHDMNDKTLGEKHNLEIVDIFNEDATLNSFGLHYQGKDRFVVRTEIAKELEENGALAKTEIHLNKVGTSERTKAVIEPRLSDQWFLKMEDLVKPAIKSVLVDGDIKLHPARFNNTYAHWLNNIRDWNISRQLWWGQQIPAYYYGDGKEDFVVAETIEEALALAKEKTANSQLQTSDLKQDVDALDTWFSSWLWPMSVFGGIMDPESSDYKYYYPTNDLVTGPDILFFWVARMIIAGYEYAGEKPFTNVYLTGLVRDKQRRKMSKSLGNSPDPLDLIEKFGADGVRVGLLLSASAGNDIMFDEELCNQGKGFSNKIWNAFKLIKGWEVSETIPQPESSKVAIEWYEAKLQQTLAEIEDNFEKYRISDALMAIYKLVWDDFCSWFLEMIKPAYQQPIDKPTFDKAIEMLENNLKLLHPFMPFLTEEIWQHIAERTPEEALIVSTWPEMKAFDSKLIQNFDFAAEVISGIRTIRKDKNIPFKDVIELKVMNNDKVTTYFDAVITKLGNVSDIEYVSEKVDSALSFRVKSNEYFIPITGNINIEEEIEKLNAELVYIKGFLKSVQAKLSNEKFVAGAPEKVIANERQKEADALAKIETLEQSLLSLK
- a CDS encoding DUF1573 domain-containing protein, which translates into the protein MKKIATFAAILLFSYIGFAQKGAKIEFKAKNNTIDYGTINKQSDNGIRSFEYTNTGDAPLIIYSVQSTSSCTVLSKQNETVLPGKSSKIDIKYNIVPGPIRKTITVESNAINYDNGRIPLKIKGEVTSL